The Streptomyces sp. SS1-1 genome has a segment encoding these proteins:
- a CDS encoding YczE/YyaS/YitT family protein — MSRQRHLVRRLSQLYAGLALYGVSSALLVGAGLGLEPWGVLHQGLAERTGLTIGVVSIIVGAIVLLLWIPLRQRPGLGTVSNVFAVGLAMDGTLALLPETHSLAARIPLLVAGIVLNGVATGLYIAARFGPGPRDGLMTGLHRRTGRSIRLMRTAVEVAVVATGFALGGTVGAGTILYALSIGPLAQLFLRVFAVPPASGGSTVVAGGQPEGAILRP; from the coding sequence TTGTCCAGGCAGCGGCATCTCGTACGACGGCTGTCCCAGCTGTACGCGGGCCTCGCCCTGTACGGGGTGAGCTCGGCGCTGCTGGTCGGCGCGGGTCTCGGCCTGGAGCCCTGGGGCGTCCTCCACCAGGGTCTCGCCGAGCGCACCGGACTCACCATCGGGGTCGTCTCGATCATCGTCGGCGCGATCGTGCTGCTGCTGTGGATCCCGCTGCGCCAGCGCCCCGGCCTCGGCACCGTCTCCAACGTGTTCGCGGTCGGGCTGGCCATGGACGGCACCCTCGCACTGCTCCCCGAGACGCACAGCCTCGCCGCGCGGATCCCGCTCCTCGTGGCCGGCATCGTCCTGAACGGTGTGGCGACCGGCCTCTACATCGCCGCCCGCTTCGGTCCCGGCCCGCGCGACGGCCTGATGACCGGCCTGCACCGGCGGACCGGCCGTTCCATCCGGCTGATGCGCACGGCCGTCGAGGTCGCGGTCGTCGCGACCGGTTTCGCGCTGGGCGGGACCGTCGGCGCCGGCACGATCCTGTACGCGCTGTCCATCGGCCCGCTCGCCCAGCTGTTCCTGCGGGTGTTCGCCGTCCCGCCCGCGTCCGGCGGCAGCACGGTCGTTGCCGGCGGGCAACCCGAAGGGGCGATACTGCGTCCGTGA
- a CDS encoding putative hydro-lyase: MNSTASPGVDDSPVVHLDPHARAWSPAEARARFRAGLAGPTAGVAAGHTQANLISVPADWAYDMLLFCQRNPKPCPVLDVTDAGSWTTVLADGADLRTDLPRYRVWRDGELVEEPTDVRAHWRSDLVSFLIGCSFTFESALGEAGVPIRHVEQGRNVPMYVTGRPCRPAGRLRGPMVVSMRPVPPQHVAAALRETGLLPAVHGAPVHCGDPSALGIADLGRPDFGDPVDLEPDDIPMFWACGVTPQAAVMASRPPFALTHAPGQMFLTDARDEQYRIVA; the protein is encoded by the coding sequence ATGAACAGCACCGCCTCGCCCGGTGTCGACGACTCGCCGGTGGTCCACCTCGACCCGCACGCGCGCGCGTGGAGCCCCGCGGAGGCCCGCGCCCGCTTCCGGGCCGGGCTGGCGGGCCCCACCGCGGGGGTCGCGGCCGGCCACACACAGGCCAATCTCATCTCGGTGCCCGCCGACTGGGCCTACGACATGCTGTTGTTCTGCCAGCGCAATCCGAAGCCCTGTCCGGTGCTCGACGTCACGGACGCCGGTTCCTGGACGACGGTCCTCGCGGACGGCGCGGATCTGCGCACCGACCTGCCGCGCTACCGGGTCTGGCGGGACGGGGAACTGGTGGAGGAGCCTACGGACGTGCGCGCCCACTGGCGGAGCGATCTGGTGTCGTTCCTGATCGGGTGCAGCTTCACGTTCGAGTCGGCGCTCGGTGAGGCCGGCGTCCCGATCCGCCATGTCGAACAGGGCCGCAACGTCCCGATGTACGTCACCGGTCGTCCGTGCCGTCCCGCGGGGCGGCTGCGCGGGCCGATGGTGGTGTCGATGCGCCCGGTGCCGCCGCAGCATGTGGCGGCCGCGCTGCGGGAGACGGGACTGCTCCCGGCGGTGCACGGCGCTCCCGTGCACTGCGGCGACCCTTCGGCGCTCGGCATCGCGGACCTGGGCCGCCCCGACTTCGGTGATCCGGTGGACCTGGAGCCCGACGACATCCCGATGTTCTGGGCCTGCGGGGTGACTCCGCAGGCCGCGGTGATGGCCTCGCGCCCGCCGTTCGCCCTCACGCACGCACCGGGTCAGATGTTCCTGACCGACGCCCGCGACGAGCAGTACCGCATCGTCGCCTGA
- a CDS encoding GntR family transcriptional regulator — MAEQLGGLADDRALLGRTSTAERVSDILRSRISEGFFPPGTRLSEDSIGGALGVSRNTLREAFRLLTHERLLVHELNRGVFVRVLTVEDVEDIYRTRRLVECAVVRGLGEPPYPLDGPAEAVAEGQRAVREGDWKALGTANIHFHRELVALAGSERTDELMRSVFAELRLAFHVVDDPRRLHEPYLARNQELLQALEAGDTARAERILAVYLDDSLERVVEVYRRRVGEGEIVP; from the coding sequence ATGGCAGAGCAGCTGGGCGGACTGGCCGACGACCGTGCCCTCCTGGGGCGGACGAGTACGGCGGAGCGGGTCTCGGACATCCTCAGGAGCCGTATCTCCGAAGGCTTCTTCCCGCCCGGGACCCGGCTGTCGGAGGACAGCATCGGCGGGGCGCTCGGTGTGTCCCGCAACACACTGCGCGAGGCGTTCCGCCTGCTCACCCATGAGCGCCTCCTCGTGCACGAGTTGAACCGCGGGGTGTTCGTCCGGGTCCTCACCGTGGAGGACGTGGAGGACATCTACCGCACCCGGCGCCTCGTCGAGTGCGCGGTCGTCCGCGGGCTCGGCGAGCCGCCGTACCCCTTGGACGGGCCCGCCGAGGCCGTCGCCGAAGGGCAGCGGGCCGTACGCGAAGGTGACTGGAAAGCGCTGGGGACGGCCAACATCCACTTCCACCGCGAACTGGTGGCGCTGGCCGGCAGCGAACGCACCGACGAGCTGATGCGCAGTGTCTTCGCCGAGCTGCGGCTCGCCTTCCACGTCGTCGACGACCCCCGCCGCCTGCACGAGCCCTACCTCGCCCGCAACCAGGAACTCCTGCAGGCGCTGGAGGCCGGCGACACGGCCCGGGCCGAGCGGATCCTCGCCGTCTACCTCGACGACTCCCTGGAACGCGTGGTCGAGGTGTACCGGCGTCGGGTGGGGGAGGGGGAGATCGTCCCCTGA
- a CDS encoding MFS transporter: MSTTPPPQTSKTAPPDAPHPSASAAAQAGGDGAFGWLRALGPRGRRAFAGAFGGYALDSYDYFTLPLSMVALAAYFGLDSGQTGLFTTVTLVVSAIGGALAGVLADRIGRVKALMVTVVTYAVFTLACGFAPSYEWLLVFRALQGLGFGGEWAVGAILVAEYASARHRGRTLGAIQSSWAVGWALAAVTYTLVFSFVGGDLAWRVMFWTGALPALLVIWMRRRVHDAPEAVAVREQSAEKGSFTAIFKPGLLRVTLFAGLLSTGVQGGYYTLATWVPTYLKTERELSVVGTGGYLTFLISGAFAGYLTGGYLTDLLGRRRNIWLFALLSAVCILAYANIPAGANTLLLVLGFPLGFCMSAIFSGFGSYLSELYPTAVRGTGQGFTYNTGRAVGAVFPTMVGFLADSWGVGGALVFGAIGYGIAALALLGLPETRGKELV, translated from the coding sequence ATGAGCACTACCCCTCCACCGCAGACCTCGAAGACCGCTCCCCCGGACGCCCCGCACCCGTCCGCATCCGCCGCCGCGCAGGCGGGCGGTGACGGCGCGTTCGGCTGGCTGCGCGCCCTGGGGCCGCGCGGGCGCCGCGCCTTCGCGGGCGCTTTCGGCGGCTATGCCCTGGATTCCTACGACTACTTCACTCTGCCGCTCAGCATGGTGGCGCTCGCCGCGTACTTCGGTCTGGACAGCGGCCAGACCGGTCTCTTCACCACCGTCACGCTGGTCGTCTCCGCGATAGGCGGCGCCCTCGCGGGCGTGCTGGCCGACCGGATCGGCCGGGTCAAGGCCCTGATGGTCACCGTCGTCACCTACGCGGTGTTCACCCTGGCCTGCGGCTTCGCACCCAGCTACGAGTGGCTGCTGGTCTTCCGCGCCCTCCAGGGGCTCGGCTTCGGCGGCGAGTGGGCGGTCGGCGCCATCCTGGTCGCCGAGTACGCGAGCGCGCGGCACCGCGGCCGGACCCTCGGGGCCATCCAGAGCTCCTGGGCCGTCGGCTGGGCCCTCGCGGCGGTCACGTACACCCTGGTGTTCTCGTTCGTCGGCGGCGATCTGGCATGGCGGGTGATGTTCTGGACGGGCGCCCTGCCCGCGCTGCTCGTCATCTGGATGCGCCGCCGGGTGCACGACGCCCCCGAGGCCGTCGCCGTACGCGAACAGAGCGCGGAGAAGGGCTCGTTCACCGCGATCTTCAAGCCGGGACTGCTGCGGGTCACGCTCTTCGCGGGCCTGCTCTCCACGGGCGTCCAGGGCGGCTACTACACGCTGGCCACCTGGGTGCCGACCTATCTGAAGACCGAGCGGGAGCTGTCCGTCGTCGGCACCGGCGGGTATCTGACGTTCCTCATCTCGGGTGCCTTCGCCGGGTATCTGACCGGCGGTTATCTCACGGACCTGCTGGGCCGCCGCCGCAACATCTGGCTGTTCGCGCTCCTGTCCGCCGTCTGCATCCTGGCGTACGCGAACATCCCGGCCGGCGCCAACACCCTGCTGCTGGTGCTCGGTTTCCCGCTCGGGTTCTGCATGTCGGCCATCTTCAGCGGCTTCGGCTCGTATCTGAGCGAGCTGTACCCGACGGCCGTGCGCGGCACCGGGCAGGGCTTCACGTACAACACGGGTCGCGCGGTCGGTGCCGTGTTCCCCACCATGGTGGGCTTCCTCGCCGACAGCTGGGGAGTGGGCGGCGCGCTGGTGTTCGGTGCGATCGGCTACGGCATCGCGGCACTGGCCCTGCTCGGGCTGCCGGAGACGCGCGGGAAGGAGCTCGTATGA
- a CDS encoding ankyrin repeat domain-containing protein: MSEAPDPEVVELATKIFDLARQGETEQLVAYVDAGVPANLTNDRGDSLVMLAAYHGHADAVRALLARGAEADRVNDRGQTPLAGAVFKGETEVIKALVEAGADPAAGTPSAVDTARMFGKAELLELFGAH; the protein is encoded by the coding sequence ATGAGCGAAGCCCCCGACCCCGAGGTCGTGGAGCTGGCGACCAAGATCTTCGATCTGGCCCGGCAGGGGGAGACCGAGCAGCTCGTGGCGTACGTCGACGCGGGCGTTCCGGCCAACCTCACCAACGACCGCGGCGACTCCCTCGTGATGCTCGCCGCCTACCACGGGCACGCGGACGCGGTGCGCGCGCTCCTCGCGCGGGGGGCCGAGGCCGACCGCGTCAACGACCGAGGCCAGACACCACTCGCCGGGGCGGTCTTCAAGGGCGAGACCGAGGTGATCAAGGCCCTCGTCGAGGCGGGGGCCGACCCGGCGGCGGGCACGCCGTCCGCCGTCGACACCGCCCGGATGTTCGGCAAGGCCGAGCTGCTCGAGCTGTTCGGCGCGCACTGA
- a CDS encoding HEAT repeat domain-containing protein has protein sequence MFEPVIAPSGTLLGLLQRGRGDGTLHALTAPRSEALAALDQCVLHDPRHDWQVENRSLYYARLYLDLNGELDTIEAHLFDAEDTLDTEESRTGLALAVLGHLASYGRRDALELLRRYAASGTNWAWALDELALRDDDAGLRALAAPVLARFPADPEGDAELAVAVRDAFEPRPWRLWADDPRPSIATRVRAAHETGCFDRWQRQMNPTGPRPGWSVQAVFDWAQQGLDRGAALHVPAARCLSAVAGPEDRPEILAAAREGGDGARCTALRYLADMGDPDVLDLVEAAVVTGSPVVVEAALDAFERMRGVAAVDRARGWARRPDVLGAAAGRVLACRGGAQDKDLVLAALREAVRGDGPDASTLWTLVDGTGRLGIACAAPVLRHIYRETASSHLRGRTARALAATDPSFPAGFAVECLWDCEENTRELAARHAETGDTRVVERLRRLAADPAEEDEVQTAVRSRIGPDAAMG, from the coding sequence ATGTTCGAACCGGTCATAGCGCCCAGCGGTACGCTGCTCGGCCTGCTCCAGCGGGGCCGCGGCGACGGAACGCTGCACGCGCTCACCGCCCCGCGCTCCGAGGCGCTCGCGGCCCTCGACCAGTGCGTGCTGCACGATCCCCGGCACGACTGGCAGGTGGAGAACCGCTCCCTCTACTACGCCCGGCTCTACCTCGACCTGAACGGTGAGCTCGACACGATCGAGGCCCACCTGTTCGACGCCGAGGACACCCTCGACACCGAGGAGTCACGCACCGGGCTCGCCCTGGCCGTCCTGGGCCATCTCGCGTCCTACGGCCGGCGGGACGCCCTCGAACTGCTCCGCAGGTACGCCGCCTCGGGCACCAACTGGGCCTGGGCCCTGGACGAACTGGCGCTCAGGGACGACGACGCGGGCCTGCGCGCCCTCGCCGCCCCCGTCCTGGCGCGCTTCCCGGCCGACCCGGAGGGCGACGCCGAGCTGGCCGTCGCCGTCCGCGACGCCTTCGAGCCACGGCCCTGGCGGCTGTGGGCCGACGATCCCCGCCCGTCGATCGCCACGCGCGTGCGTGCCGCGCACGAGACGGGCTGCTTCGACCGCTGGCAGCGGCAGATGAACCCCACCGGGCCCCGCCCTGGATGGAGCGTGCAGGCGGTCTTCGACTGGGCCCAGCAGGGCCTCGACCGCGGCGCCGCGCTGCACGTGCCCGCCGCCCGGTGCCTGTCGGCCGTCGCCGGGCCCGAGGACCGGCCGGAGATCCTCGCGGCGGCCCGGGAGGGCGGCGACGGGGCCCGCTGCACCGCTTTGCGCTACCTCGCCGACATGGGCGACCCCGATGTGCTCGACCTCGTGGAGGCCGCCGTCGTCACCGGGTCACCGGTCGTCGTGGAGGCCGCCCTCGACGCCTTCGAACGCATGCGCGGCGTCGCGGCCGTCGACCGGGCGCGCGGCTGGGCCCGGCGGCCCGACGTGCTGGGTGCCGCCGCCGGACGCGTGCTCGCCTGCCGGGGCGGCGCCCAGGACAAGGACCTCGTCCTCGCGGCCCTGCGGGAGGCCGTACGGGGGGATGGCCCCGACGCCTCCACGCTGTGGACCCTCGTCGACGGCACCGGACGCCTCGGCATCGCGTGTGCCGCTCCCGTCCTGCGCCACATCTACCGGGAGACCGCCTCCTCCCATCTGCGCGGCCGCACCGCCCGCGCCCTCGCCGCCACCGACCCCTCCTTCCCGGCCGGCTTCGCCGTCGAATGCCTCTGGGACTGCGAGGAGAACACCCGCGAACTCGCCGCCCGGCACGCCGAGACCGGCGACACCCGCGTCGTCGAGCGCCTGCGCCGCCTGGCCGCCGATCCGGCGGAGGAGGACGAGGTACAGACGGCGGTACGCAGCCGGATCGGGCCGGATGCGGCTATGGGCTGA
- a CDS encoding 5-oxoprolinase subunit B family protein has protein sequence MRTLPVGDDALLVEVSSGEEARALHAELLRRRAEGLLAVREIVPAARTVLLDGLADPDRLAAELAVSDVPPAPAHARDVVQLPVRYDGPDLADVAAHWGVSPDDVARIHAGTEFSVAFCGFAPGFGYLTGLPERYDVPRRATPRTAVPAGAVALAGPYTGVYPRSSPGGWQLIGTTDAVLWDHTRVPAALLAPGTRVRFVPVDGS, from the coding sequence ATGAGGACGCTGCCCGTCGGCGACGACGCACTGCTGGTGGAGGTGTCCTCGGGCGAGGAGGCCCGCGCCCTGCACGCGGAGTTGCTGCGCCGCCGTGCCGAAGGCCTCCTGGCGGTACGGGAGATCGTCCCCGCCGCCCGTACGGTCCTGCTCGACGGCCTGGCCGACCCGGACCGCCTCGCCGCCGAACTCGCCGTGTCCGACGTGCCCCCCGCCCCGGCACACGCGCGTGACGTCGTCCAGCTCCCCGTGCGCTACGACGGACCCGACCTGGCCGACGTCGCCGCGCACTGGGGGGTGTCACCGGACGACGTGGCCCGTATCCACGCGGGGACCGAATTCAGCGTCGCCTTCTGCGGGTTCGCGCCCGGGTTCGGCTATCTGACCGGGCTGCCTGAGCGGTACGACGTCCCGCGCCGGGCGACCCCGCGCACGGCCGTCCCGGCGGGCGCGGTGGCCCTGGCGGGCCCGTACACGGGCGTGTACCCGCGTTCCTCGCCGGGCGGCTGGCAGTTGATCGGCACCACGGACGCCGTGCTGTGGGACCACACGCGCGTGCCGGCGGCGCTGCTGGCGCCGGGTACGCGCGTGCGGTTCGTCCCGGTGGACGGCTCATGA
- a CDS encoding LamB/YcsF family protein gives MTSIDLNADLGEGFGRWQLTDDERLLSVVTSANVACGFHAGDAATMRRVCEQAAARGVRIGAQVSYRDLAGFGRRAMDVPPAELAAEVAYQIGALEVFARAAGARVTYVKPHGALYNRVVRDEEQAGAVVDGVLLADATLPVLGLPGSRLLELAVKAGLPAVTEAFADRAYTAEGTLVPRGRDGAVVTDPEAVVERSLGLARTGEVTSHAGTRVEVRARSLCLHGDTPGAVELARRVRERLEESGVRVEAFA, from the coding sequence ATGACCTCGATCGATCTCAACGCCGACTTGGGCGAGGGCTTCGGCCGCTGGCAGCTCACCGACGACGAACGGCTGTTGTCGGTCGTCACCAGTGCCAACGTGGCCTGCGGCTTCCACGCCGGGGACGCGGCCACCATGCGGCGCGTGTGCGAGCAGGCGGCCGCGCGCGGGGTGCGGATCGGCGCCCAGGTCTCCTACCGGGACCTCGCGGGGTTCGGGCGGCGCGCGATGGACGTGCCGCCCGCCGAGCTGGCGGCCGAAGTGGCGTACCAGATCGGCGCCCTGGAGGTCTTCGCGCGGGCCGCCGGCGCGCGCGTGACGTACGTGAAACCGCACGGCGCCCTCTACAACCGGGTCGTGCGCGACGAGGAGCAGGCGGGCGCCGTCGTCGACGGCGTGCTCCTCGCCGACGCCACGCTGCCCGTGCTCGGCCTGCCCGGTTCACGGCTGCTGGAGCTGGCGGTCAAGGCCGGACTGCCCGCGGTCACCGAGGCGTTCGCGGACCGGGCGTACACCGCGGAGGGCACGCTCGTGCCGCGCGGCCGGGACGGTGCCGTGGTCACCGACCCGGAGGCCGTCGTGGAACGGTCGCTGGGGCTGGCCCGCACCGGCGAGGTCACCTCCCACGCGGGGACGCGCGTCGAGGTACGCGCGCGCTCGCTGTGCCTGCACGGCGACACCCCCGGTGCCGTCGAACTGGCCCGCCGGGTACGGGAACGGCTGGAGGAGTCGGGCGTCCGGGTGGAGGCGTTCGCATGA
- a CDS encoding PLP-dependent aminotransferase family protein: protein MAQWTSAVGAAQLARLLTSQQDRPAGPGTRRPPAYRALADGIRLLVLEGRVPVAARLPAERELALALSVSRTTVAAAYEALRGEGFLESRRGAGSWTAVPAGNPLPARGLEPLPPEALGSIIDLGCAALPAPEPWLTRAVQGALEELPPYAHTHGDYPAGLPAMRAMIADRYTARGIPTMPEQIMVTTGAMGAIDAICQMFGGRGERIAVESPSYANILQLMREAGARLVPVAMAEGLAGWDMDRWRQVLRDAAPRLAYVVADFHNPTGALADEDQRRRLVDAARSAGTVLVADETMSELWLDPELEMPRPVCAFDPAGSTVITVGSASKAFWAGMRIGWVRAAPDVIRSLVAARAYADMGTPVLEQLAVNWLFGTGGWEQAVEARRGQARENRDALVAAVRRELPGWEFEVPRGGLTLWVRTGGLSGSRLAEAGERVGVRVPSGPRFGVDGAFEGYVRLPFTVGGAVAEEAATRLAAAARLVESGVTGGGESVRPFVA from the coding sequence ATGGCGCAGTGGACTTCCGCGGTGGGTGCCGCGCAGCTCGCCCGACTCCTCACCTCGCAGCAGGACCGCCCCGCAGGACCCGGTACCCGGCGTCCGCCCGCGTACCGGGCGCTGGCCGACGGTATCCGGCTGCTCGTCCTCGAGGGCCGCGTCCCCGTCGCCGCCCGGCTGCCCGCCGAGCGGGAGCTCGCCCTCGCCCTGTCCGTGAGCCGGACGACCGTGGCCGCCGCCTATGAGGCGCTGCGCGGCGAGGGCTTCCTGGAGTCGCGGCGCGGCGCCGGCAGCTGGACGGCCGTGCCCGCCGGCAACCCGCTGCCCGCGCGCGGGCTGGAGCCGCTGCCCCCCGAGGCGCTCGGCTCCATCATCGACCTGGGCTGCGCGGCGCTGCCCGCCCCCGAGCCCTGGCTGACCCGCGCCGTCCAGGGCGCCCTGGAGGAACTGCCGCCGTACGCCCACACCCACGGCGACTATCCCGCCGGGCTGCCCGCGATGCGGGCGATGATCGCCGACCGGTACACGGCGCGCGGCATCCCGACCATGCCCGAGCAGATCATGGTGACGACCGGGGCGATGGGCGCGATCGACGCGATCTGCCAGATGTTCGGCGGGCGCGGCGAGCGGATCGCGGTCGAGTCGCCCTCCTACGCCAACATCCTCCAGCTGATGAGGGAGGCCGGCGCCCGGCTCGTGCCCGTCGCCATGGCGGAGGGGCTGGCCGGCTGGGACATGGACCGGTGGCGGCAGGTCCTGCGGGACGCGGCGCCACGCCTCGCCTACGTCGTCGCCGACTTCCACAACCCGACCGGCGCCCTCGCCGACGAGGACCAGCGCCGGCGGCTGGTGGACGCGGCCCGGTCCGCGGGGACCGTGCTGGTCGCCGACGAGACCATGAGCGAGCTGTGGCTCGACCCGGAACTGGAGATGCCCCGGCCCGTATGCGCGTTCGACCCCGCCGGATCGACCGTCATCACCGTCGGCTCGGCCAGCAAGGCCTTCTGGGCCGGTATGCGCATCGGCTGGGTGCGGGCCGCCCCCGACGTCATCCGCAGCCTCGTGGCCGCGCGCGCCTACGCCGACATGGGCACGCCCGTGCTGGAACAGCTCGCCGTGAACTGGCTGTTCGGCACCGGCGGCTGGGAGCAGGCCGTGGAGGCGCGGCGCGGGCAGGCCCGGGAGAACCGGGACGCGCTGGTGGCCGCCGTCCGCCGCGAACTGCCCGGGTGGGAGTTCGAGGTCCCGCGCGGCGGCCTCACCCTGTGGGTCCGCACGGGCGGCCTCTCGGGGTCGCGGCTCGCGGAGGCGGGGGAGCGCGTCGGCGTCAGGGTGCCGTCCGGGCCCCGCTTCGGCGTGGACGGCGCCTTCGAGGGCTACGTCCGGCTGCCGTTCACCGTGGGCGGCGCGGTCGCCGAGGAGGCCGCGACCCGCCTGGCCGCGGCGGCCAGGCTCGTGGAGAGCGGGGTCACCGGCGGGGGCGAGTCGGTGCGGCCCTTCGTGGCCTGA
- a CDS encoding biotin-dependent carboxyltransferase family protein: MTDHALSVVRAGALTTVQDLGRPGHAHLGVPRSGALDPPAAALGNRLVGNPVDTAVLETTLNGCTLRPRSTVTVAATGAPCRVTVDGRPVAWGAPVRVPAGALLDVGPATAGVRTYVAVSGGFAVEPVLGSRSTDLLSGLGPPPLTDGAVLPLGRPAGPHARVDVAPQPAPPAELVLRVTLGPRADWFSPEAIRVFTSRPYRVSPASNRIGLRTEGPALDRAVTRELPSEGMVLGAIQVPPDGRPVVFLADHPTTGGYPVIAVVRTPDLPAAAQAPPGTPIRFIPTGR, from the coding sequence ATGACCGACCACGCGCTCTCCGTCGTCCGCGCCGGCGCCCTGACCACCGTGCAGGACCTCGGCCGCCCCGGCCACGCGCATCTGGGTGTGCCGCGCTCGGGTGCCCTGGACCCGCCCGCGGCGGCGCTCGGCAACCGGCTGGTCGGCAACCCCGTCGACACCGCCGTCCTGGAGACGACGCTCAACGGCTGCACCCTGCGGCCCCGTTCGACGGTCACGGTCGCGGCGACAGGTGCGCCCTGCCGGGTCACGGTGGACGGACGTCCGGTCGCGTGGGGCGCTCCCGTGCGGGTGCCGGCGGGCGCCCTGCTGGACGTCGGTCCCGCCACGGCGGGCGTACGCACCTATGTGGCCGTCTCCGGGGGCTTCGCCGTCGAGCCGGTGCTCGGCAGCCGCTCCACGGACCTGCTCTCCGGCCTGGGCCCGCCGCCCCTCACGGACGGCGCGGTACTGCCCCTGGGCCGCCCTGCGGGGCCACACGCGCGCGTGGACGTCGCTCCCCAGCCGGCGCCCCCGGCGGAACTCGTCCTGCGGGTCACGCTCGGCCCGCGCGCGGACTGGTTCTCCCCGGAGGCGATCCGGGTCTTCACGTCCCGCCCCTACCGGGTCTCCCCCGCGAGCAACCGCATCGGCCTGCGCACCGAGGGCCCGGCCCTGGACCGGGCGGTCACCCGTGAACTCCCCAGCGAGGGCATGGTCCTGGGCGCGATCCAGGTCCCGCCCGACGGCCGTCCCGTCGTCTTCCTCGCCGACCACCCGACGACGGGCGGCTACCCGGTGATAGCGGTGGTCCGCACCCCCGACCTTCCCGCCGCCGCCCAGGCCCCACCGGGCACCCCGATCCGCTTCATCCCGACGGGCCGCTAA
- a CDS encoding glycerophosphodiester phosphodiesterase yields the protein MSTTRIRHPYLDHPGPIPFAHRGGTADGLENTALQFRRAVEQGYRYIETDVHTTRDGRLVAFHDATLDRVTDGAGRIADLPWAEVRQARVAGQEPVPLFEELLETFPGVRWNVDLKAEPALHPFLELIERANAWDRVCVGSFSEARVVRAQRLAGPRLATSYGTRGVLNLRLRSWGVPAALRRSAVAAQVPEAQSGIQVVDHRFVRTAHARGLQVHVWTINDPERMHRLLDLGVDGIMTDHIDTLRKVMEDRGVWV from the coding sequence GTGAGCACCACACGGATACGCCACCCCTATCTCGACCACCCCGGCCCGATCCCCTTCGCCCACCGGGGCGGCACGGCGGACGGCCTGGAGAACACGGCGCTGCAGTTCCGGCGGGCCGTGGAGCAGGGCTACCGGTACATCGAGACCGACGTCCACACCACACGCGACGGCCGGCTCGTCGCCTTCCACGACGCCACGCTGGACCGGGTGACGGACGGCGCGGGCCGGATCGCGGACCTGCCGTGGGCGGAGGTGCGGCAGGCCCGGGTGGCGGGCCAGGAGCCGGTGCCGCTGTTCGAGGAGCTGCTGGAGACGTTCCCCGGGGTGCGCTGGAACGTCGACCTGAAGGCGGAGCCCGCGCTCCACCCCTTCCTGGAGCTGATCGAGCGCGCGAACGCCTGGGACCGCGTCTGCGTCGGTTCCTTCTCCGAGGCACGTGTGGTCCGCGCCCAGCGGCTGGCGGGCCCGCGTCTGGCGACGTCGTACGGGACGCGGGGGGTGCTCAATCTGCGGCTGCGCTCCTGGGGCGTGCCCGCGGCGCTGCGCCGCTCGGCCGTGGCGGCCCAGGTTCCCGAGGCCCAGTCCGGCATCCAGGTGGTCGACCACCGCTTCGTGCGGACGGCCCACGCGCGTGGTCTGCAGGTGCACGTGTGGACGATCAACGATCCGGAGCGGATGCACCGGCTCCTGGACTTGGGAGTGGATGGCATCATGACCGATCACATCGACACGTTGCGCAAGGTCATGGAGGACCGGGGCGTCTGGGTCTGA